From the genome of uncultured Cohaesibacter sp., one region includes:
- the gatA gene encoding Asp-tRNA(Asn)/Glu-tRNA(Gln) amidotransferase subunit GatA, with protein sequence MTDLTGLTIAEARDGLAKKEFTATELTTSYIKAIDSADELNAFITKTPEKALEMAAASDARLSKGEGGALEGIPLGIKDLYCTKGVGAYACSHILDGFKPEYESTVTQNLWDAGAVMLGKLNMDEFAMGSANETSYFGPVKNPWRAKGESVDRVPGGSSGGSAAAVAARLCAAATASDTGGSIRQPAAFTGTVGIKPTYGRCSRWGMVAFASSLDQAGPIARTVRDAAIMLKSMASVDAKDTTSVNLPVPDYEAALTGNIKGMKIGIPKEYRVDGMPEEVEANWQQGINWLKEAGAEIVEISLPMTKYALPAYYIVAPAEASSNLARYDGVKYGLRVNGDDIIDMYEKTRAAGFGSEVKRRILIGTYVLSAGYYDAYYLRAQKIRTLIKQDFDKAFETVDTILTPATPSAAFELNKVVTDPVEMYLNDIFTVTVNMAGLPGITVPAGQNDKGLPLGLQLIGKAFDEETLFRTAGVLEQAAGIMDAPAKWW encoded by the coding sequence GTGACAGATCTCACGGGTTTGACAATTGCAGAGGCCCGCGACGGGCTGGCAAAGAAAGAATTCACCGCTACCGAGCTGACGACGAGCTACATCAAGGCTATCGACAGCGCCGATGAACTCAACGCCTTCATTACCAAGACGCCGGAAAAGGCGCTGGAAATGGCCGCCGCGTCTGACGCGCGCCTTTCCAAGGGTGAGGGTGGGGCCCTTGAGGGTATCCCGCTCGGTATCAAGGATCTCTACTGTACCAAGGGTGTCGGCGCATATGCCTGCTCGCACATCCTTGACGGTTTCAAGCCGGAGTATGAAAGCACCGTGACCCAGAACCTCTGGGACGCCGGGGCCGTGATGCTCGGCAAGCTGAACATGGACGAGTTTGCCATGGGATCTGCCAACGAGACGAGCTACTTCGGTCCGGTCAAGAACCCGTGGCGCGCCAAGGGCGAGAGCGTTGATCGTGTGCCCGGCGGCTCTTCGGGTGGCTCTGCGGCTGCGGTAGCAGCCCGTCTCTGCGCTGCGGCTACCGCCTCTGATACTGGTGGTTCGATCCGTCAGCCAGCTGCCTTCACCGGCACCGTCGGGATCAAGCCGACCTATGGTCGCTGCTCGCGCTGGGGCATGGTTGCCTTTGCTTCTTCGCTTGATCAGGCTGGCCCGATCGCCCGCACCGTGCGCGATGCGGCCATCATGCTCAAATCGATGGCTTCGGTCGATGCCAAGGACACCACCAGCGTCAACCTGCCGGTTCCCGATTATGAAGCCGCGCTGACCGGCAACATCAAGGGCATGAAGATCGGCATTCCGAAGGAATATCGCGTCGATGGCATGCCCGAGGAAGTGGAAGCCAACTGGCAGCAGGGCATCAACTGGCTGAAGGAAGCCGGGGCCGAGATCGTCGAAATCTCGCTGCCGATGACCAAATATGCGCTGCCCGCCTATTATATTGTGGCACCGGCGGAAGCCTCTTCCAACCTTGCCCGCTATGATGGCGTAAAATACGGCCTCCGGGTCAATGGTGACGACATCATCGACATGTATGAGAAAACCCGCGCTGCCGGGTTCGGCTCCGAGGTCAAGCGCCGCATCCTGATCGGCACCTACGTTCTGTCTGCCGGTTATTATGACGCCTATTATCTGCGCGCCCAGAAGATCCGCACGCTGATCAAGCAGGATTTCGACAAGGCCTTCGAGACCGTCGATACTATCCTGACGCCTGCGACCCCTTCGGCTGCGTTCGAGCTCAACAAGGTCGTGACCGATCCGGTCGAGATGTATCTCAATGACATCTTTACCGTGACCGTGAACATGGCCGGTCTGCCGGGCATCACGGTTCCTGCCGGTCAGAACGACAAGGGTCTGCCGCTTGGCCTTCAGCTGATCGGCAAGGCGTTTGACGAGGAAACCCTGTTCCGCACCGCCGGTGTTCTGGAACAGGCGGCTGGCATCATGGATGCGCCTGCTAAGTGGTGGTAG
- a CDS encoding chorismate mutase, which translates to MRKPEDCTEKSHIREEIDRIDRSLVALFAERDSYVRRMAEIKSDPSEARIESRVKEVLDRVLAELDSADLAPDLYMQFWEELIEVNIAYEAAAIAARLAEENETTGA; encoded by the coding sequence ATGCGCAAGCCTGAAGACTGCACGGAAAAGTCCCACATTCGCGAGGAGATCGACCGGATCGACAGATCCCTCGTTGCGCTGTTCGCAGAACGGGATTCCTATGTGCGCCGGATGGCCGAGATCAAGAGCGACCCGTCCGAGGCGAGGATCGAATCCCGCGTCAAGGAGGTGCTCGACAGGGTGCTGGCCGAACTGGACAGCGCCGATTTGGCTCCTGATCTCTACATGCAGTTCTGGGAAGAGCTGATTGAAGTCAATATTGCCTACGAGGCCGCAGCGATTGCGGCCCGTCTGGCAGAGGAAAATGAGACAACCGGCGCTTGA
- the gatB gene encoding Asp-tRNA(Asn)/Glu-tRNA(Gln) amidotransferase subunit GatB yields the protein MAEASSKLIKGATGDWEVVVGMEIHAQVSSEAKLFSGSSTEFGGEANNHVSFVDAAMPGMLPVINEECVRQAIRTGLGLNAAINNRSVFDRKNYFYPDLPQGYQISQYKDPIVGEGVVILDMLDGERIEVGVERLHLEQDAGKSMHDQHPTMSFVDLNRSGVALMEIVSKPDIRSSEEAKAYMTKMRTILRYLGTSDGNMEEGSMRADVNVSVRRPGDEFGTRCEIKNMNSIRFIGQAIDYEARRQIAILEDGGSIDQETRLYDPKKGETRSMRSKEEAHDYRYFPDPDLLPLEFDDAYVAELKAGLPELPDDKRERFISDLGLKPYDASVLVASKRLADFFEKVAAGRDAQLAANWVINEWLGRLNKESLDIGKSPMSAEQLGGIVDLIKAGDISGKIAKDLFEIVWTEGGDPAKIVEEKGMKQVTDTGAIEAIIDKIIADNPDQVEKVKEKPGLIGWFVGQVMKASQGKANPQAVNQILKDKLGLD from the coding sequence ATGGCTGAAGCGTCCAGCAAACTGATCAAGGGAGCCACCGGCGACTGGGAAGTCGTCGTGGGTATGGAAATCCATGCCCAGGTGTCCTCTGAAGCGAAATTATTCTCCGGCTCCTCGACCGAGTTCGGTGGCGAAGCAAACAACCATGTCAGCTTCGTTGACGCGGCGATGCCGGGCATGCTGCCGGTGATCAACGAGGAGTGCGTGAGGCAGGCGATCCGCACCGGTCTTGGCCTGAATGCCGCGATCAACAATCGCTCGGTGTTCGACCGCAAAAACTATTTCTATCCCGATCTGCCGCAGGGCTATCAGATCTCGCAGTACAAGGATCCGATTGTCGGCGAGGGCGTGGTTATTCTCGATATGCTTGACGGCGAGCGGATCGAGGTGGGCGTCGAGCGCCTGCATCTGGAGCAGGACGCGGGCAAGTCGATGCATGACCAGCATCCGACCATGTCCTTTGTTGACCTCAACCGCTCCGGCGTGGCGCTGATGGAGATCGTCTCCAAGCCCGATATCCGCTCCTCCGAGGAAGCCAAAGCCTACATGACCAAGATGCGCACCATCCTGCGCTATCTGGGCACCTCGGACGGCAACATGGAAGAAGGTTCGATGCGTGCGGACGTCAACGTCTCGGTGCGTCGTCCGGGCGATGAGTTCGGCACCCGCTGCGAGATCAAGAACATGAACTCGATCCGCTTCATCGGTCAGGCCATTGACTACGAAGCTCGTCGCCAGATTGCCATTCTCGAAGATGGCGGCTCGATCGATCAGGAAACCCGCCTATACGATCCGAAAAAAGGCGAGACCCGCTCTATGCGGTCGAAGGAAGAAGCGCACGATTATCGCTATTTCCCGGATCCCGATCTGCTGCCTCTCGAGTTCGATGATGCCTATGTGGCCGAATTGAAGGCTGGCCTGCCGGAACTGCCAGACGACAAGCGCGAGCGCTTCATTTCCGATCTGGGCCTCAAGCCCTATGACGCCTCCGTGCTCGTTGCTTCCAAGCGCCTTGCTGACTTCTTCGAGAAAGTGGCTGCCGGGCGTGATGCGCAGCTTGCTGCCAACTGGGTGATCAACGAGTGGCTCGGACGTCTCAACAAGGAGTCGCTTGACATCGGCAAGAGCCCGATGTCGGCCGAGCAGCTCGGCGGGATCGTCGATCTGATCAAGGCTGGCGACATTTCCGGCAAGATCGCCAAGGACCTGTTCGAGATCGTCTGGACCGAAGGTGGTGACCCGGCGAAAATCGTCGAAGAAAAAGGCATGAAGCAGGTCACCGATACCGGTGCCATTGAAGCCATCATCGACAAGATCATTGCCGACAACCCCGATCAGGTCGAGAAGGTCAAGGAAAAGCCGGGTCTCATTGGCTGGTTTGTCGGGCAGGTGATGAAGGCATCGCAGGGCAAGGCCAACCCGCAGGCGGTGAACCAGATCCTGAAAGACAAACTCGGACTGGACTAA
- a CDS encoding NnrU family protein yields the protein MTMLVAGVLLWMVVHLFPVFAPTFRAGLVSQMGEKPYAGVFTLLIVASLVLIVFGWRSVGPDYNIYDADWLRHVTYAFVLVSIILFGAAKAPSRIRTYLRHPMLTGMLLWAVGHLLVNNDPRSLVLFGGMALWSVISIIGINRRDGAYTPPAVKGWGVEIRLVLISVVIYVALVFAHPYFTGMPLL from the coding sequence ATGACCATGCTTGTTGCTGGTGTGCTGCTGTGGATGGTGGTGCATCTCTTTCCCGTTTTTGCACCCACATTCCGAGCCGGGCTTGTTAGCCAGATGGGCGAGAAGCCCTATGCCGGTGTTTTCACGCTGCTGATTGTTGCCTCGCTCGTGCTGATCGTCTTTGGCTGGCGCAGCGTCGGGCCAGATTACAATATCTATGATGCCGATTGGCTGCGCCATGTCACCTACGCCTTTGTGCTTGTCTCCATCATTCTGTTTGGCGCGGCCAAGGCGCCGAGCCGTATTCGCACCTATCTTCGCCACCCGATGCTGACGGGCATGCTGCTCTGGGCCGTTGGCCATCTGCTGGTTAACAATGATCCGCGCTCGCTGGTCCTATTCGGTGGCATGGCGCTGTGGTCTGTCATCTCGATCATCGGCATCAACAGGCGCGATGGAGCCTATACGCCGCCAGCGGTCAAGGGCTGGGGTGTGGAGATCCGTCTGGTGCTGATTTCTGTCGTGATCTATGTCGCGCTGGTGTTTGCCCATCCCTATTTCACGGGAATGCCGCTGCTGTAG
- a CDS encoding NADH:flavin oxidoreductase/NADH oxidase, with protein MKSKLFSPITVGGLELSNRIVIAPMCQYSAEDGLMNDWHLIHLGTLANSGAGVLTIEATAVVPEGRISYGDVGLYNDACEAAMGRVLEGVRRWSDMPIALQLAHAGRKASSHKPWDGGAQISRNDPNGWQTVAPSDIPYLPEYEAPESLDAEGLERLRKAFRDATVRAARLGLDAIQIHGAHGYLLHEFLSPISNRRTDAYGGSFENRIRFPLEIFEIVREAFPSDRPITMRLSGSDWVDGGWNIEETVAFSKVLEAAGASAIHVSGGGLSADQTLALGPNYQVPFARAVKDAVDIPVVAVGLITEFEQAEAILNTGEADLIGIARAILYDPRWPWHAAAHFGDTAKAANQYLRCAPRRFKTLFG; from the coding sequence ATGAAATCGAAGCTGTTTTCGCCAATCACTGTTGGAGGCCTTGAGCTGTCCAACCGCATTGTCATCGCGCCCATGTGCCAATATTCGGCAGAAGACGGATTGATGAATGACTGGCATCTCATCCATCTTGGCACGCTCGCCAATTCAGGCGCCGGCGTCCTGACCATCGAGGCCACGGCTGTGGTGCCGGAAGGGCGCATCAGTTATGGCGATGTGGGGCTCTACAATGATGCCTGTGAAGCTGCCATGGGGCGTGTGCTCGAAGGTGTCCGTCGCTGGTCCGACATGCCCATTGCCCTCCAGCTTGCCCATGCGGGTCGCAAGGCATCCTCTCACAAGCCGTGGGACGGAGGCGCACAGATTTCGCGGAATGATCCGAACGGCTGGCAGACCGTCGCGCCGAGCGACATTCCCTATTTGCCCGAATATGAAGCGCCCGAGAGCCTTGATGCCGAGGGGCTGGAACGCCTGCGCAAGGCCTTCCGTGATGCGACCGTGCGTGCGGCGCGTCTTGGGCTTGATGCGATCCAGATCCACGGTGCGCATGGTTATCTGCTGCATGAGTTCCTGTCGCCCATCTCCAACCGTCGCACCGATGCCTATGGTGGATCCTTCGAGAACCGGATCCGGTTCCCGCTGGAGATCTTCGAGATCGTGCGCGAAGCCTTCCCGTCGGACCGTCCGATCACCATGCGCCTGTCGGGCAGTGACTGGGTTGATGGTGGCTGGAATATTGAGGAGACGGTTGCCTTCTCGAAGGTTCTGGAGGCGGCTGGCGCTTCTGCCATTCATGTCTCTGGCGGCGGTCTGTCTGCTGATCAGACACTGGCGCTCGGCCCCAACTATCAGGTTCCCTTTGCCCGTGCGGTCAAAGATGCCGTTGATATTCCGGTTGTTGCCGTTGGTCTGATCACCGAGTTTGAGCAGGCCGAAGCCATCCTGAACACAGGGGAAGCGGATCTCATCGGGATTGCTCGTGCCATCCTTTATGATCCGCGCTGGCCATGGCATGCTGCCGCGCACTTTGGCGATACGGCAAAGGCTGCCAATCAGTATCTGCGTTGCGCACCGCGGCGCTTCAAGACCCTGTTTGGCTAA
- a CDS encoding GNAT family N-acetyltransferase, protein MSVTIREAQRDDVAEIVAMLGDDFLGRDREASDDLAPYLAAFDVMAGDPNNNLYVACDVDGRIVGTFQLIYMQGLSVSACKRAEIEAVRVHGSLRGHGIGRQMFDWAIDKARGDGCGMMQLTTNKKRIDGQRFYDQLGFEASHVGYKMKL, encoded by the coding sequence ATGAGTGTGACGATCCGGGAAGCGCAACGCGATGACGTTGCTGAGATCGTGGCGATGCTGGGTGATGATTTTCTGGGCCGGGATCGCGAAGCATCCGATGACCTGGCTCCGTATCTGGCCGCGTTCGATGTCATGGCGGGCGATCCGAACAACAACCTCTATGTCGCCTGCGATGTGGATGGTCGCATCGTGGGTACCTTTCAGCTCATCTATATGCAGGGACTGTCTGTGTCGGCCTGCAAACGGGCCGAAATCGAGGCCGTGCGCGTTCATGGCTCCCTGCGGGGGCACGGGATCGGTCGCCAGATGTTCGACTGGGCCATCGACAAGGCGCGCGGGGATGGTTGCGGCATGATGCAGTTGACCACCAACAAGAAACGCATTGATGGCCAGCGTTTCTACGATCAGCTCGGATTTGAAGCGAGCCATGTGGGCTACAAGATGAAACTCTGA
- a CDS encoding U32 family peptidase, which yields MKSVELTLGPCLFNWSEDDWRDFYFRIADEADVDLVYIGEAVCSKRLPFRNKILPDVLERLEAAGKKVVLSTLALVTTKPERKALAEQCDQDTWLVEANDLTALAFLKGRPFVVGPYVNVYNEATIKALASRGATRFVLPPEVPAETAAELMTHAPEPTYELQVFGRLPLALSARCYHARLHHLSKDSCRFICDQDTDGRAVNSLAGQPFLAINGIQTMSYGVQLLLEELPVLADSGIGAFRLSPHTGDMVAVARIFRAVMSGTMEAGEARAKIAELMPDHSFVNGYIHGQPGMHQIADALTLAAH from the coding sequence ATGAAATCTGTCGAACTGACACTGGGACCCTGCCTGTTCAACTGGTCCGAAGACGACTGGCGGGACTTCTATTTCCGCATAGCCGACGAGGCCGACGTGGACCTCGTCTATATCGGCGAGGCCGTCTGCTCCAAGCGGCTGCCCTTCCGCAATAAGATTCTGCCCGACGTGCTCGAGCGGCTGGAGGCTGCGGGGAAAAAGGTCGTCCTCTCCACCCTCGCTCTCGTGACGACCAAGCCGGAGCGCAAGGCACTGGCGGAACAGTGCGATCAGGACACATGGCTCGTCGAGGCCAATGATCTGACCGCACTCGCCTTCCTCAAGGGACGCCCCTTTGTCGTCGGCCCTTACGTCAATGTCTACAACGAGGCGACGATCAAGGCCCTCGCGAGCCGCGGCGCAACCCGCTTTGTTCTGCCGCCCGAAGTGCCCGCCGAAACCGCCGCCGAGCTGATGACCCACGCCCCGGAGCCGACCTATGAGCTACAGGTGTTCGGGCGCTTGCCTCTCGCCCTGTCCGCACGATGCTATCATGCGCGCCTCCATCACCTGTCAAAGGATAGCTGCCGCTTCATCTGCGATCAGGACACGGACGGTCGCGCGGTCAACAGCCTCGCGGGTCAGCCCTTCCTCGCCATCAACGGCATCCAGACCATGTCCTACGGCGTCCAGTTGCTGCTCGAGGAGTTGCCGGTGCTGGCCGACAGCGGCATCGGCGCTTTCCGACTCTCGCCACACACCGGGGATATGGTGGCAGTCGCCAGGATCTTCCGCGCCGTGATGTCCGGCACCATGGAAGCAGGCGAGGCCAGAGCAAAAATCGCCGAACTGATGCCCGACCACAGCTTCGTCAATGGCTATATTCATGGACAGCCGGGCATGCATCAGATTGCCGATGCCCTGACGCTTGCCGCCCACTAG
- a CDS encoding peptidase U32 family protein: MELVCPAGTPAALRTAVDAGADTVYCGFRDETNARNFPGLNFSVKEMHQGIDYAARQKAKVLVAVNTFAQAGRTELWRNAIDEVARSDAHAIILADIGMLDYAANTHPDLRIHLSVQAAAANPDMINYYVSEFGVRRVVLPRVLTVQEIASINAEIACETEVFIFGGLCVMAEGRCSLSSYCTGKSPNINGVCSPPGSVQYEEHNGLLESRLEGITINQYPKGEAAAYPTLCKGRFESAGDVGYVFEDPVSLNAAHLLPQLQRAGVTALKIEGRQRGKAYMAQVVKSFRQAVDALASNRNVDLDDLLAPLTEGQKSTKGSYQKTWR; the protein is encoded by the coding sequence ATGGAACTCGTCTGCCCTGCCGGAACCCCGGCCGCCCTGCGCACTGCCGTCGATGCGGGTGCCGATACCGTCTATTGCGGTTTTCGCGACGAAACCAACGCCCGCAATTTCCCCGGCCTCAATTTCTCGGTCAAGGAAATGCATCAGGGCATCGACTACGCGGCGCGGCAAAAGGCAAAGGTTCTTGTTGCGGTCAACACCTTCGCGCAGGCAGGCAGAACCGAACTCTGGCGCAACGCCATCGATGAGGTCGCACGCTCCGACGCCCATGCCATCATTCTGGCCGATATTGGCATGCTCGACTATGCGGCAAACACCCACCCGGATTTGCGCATTCACCTCTCGGTGCAGGCCGCAGCCGCCAACCCGGACATGATCAACTATTATGTCAGCGAGTTTGGCGTGAGACGTGTGGTTCTGCCTCGGGTTCTCACGGTGCAGGAAATCGCCTCTATCAATGCCGAGATCGCCTGCGAAACCGAAGTCTTCATTTTCGGCGGCCTCTGCGTCATGGCCGAAGGCCGCTGTTCCCTGTCCTCCTATTGCACTGGCAAGTCGCCCAACATCAACGGCGTCTGCTCCCCTCCCGGCTCGGTGCAATATGAAGAACACAATGGCTTGCTCGAAAGCCGTCTCGAAGGCATCACCATCAACCAGTACCCGAAAGGGGAAGCCGCGGCCTACCCGACCCTCTGCAAGGGCCGGTTCGAATCCGCAGGTGACGTGGGCTATGTCTTCGAAGACCCGGTCAGCCTCAACGCGGCGCATCTTCTGCCTCAGTTGCAGAGGGCCGGCGTTACCGCACTCAAGATTGAAGGCCGCCAACGCGGCAAGGCCTATATGGCTCAGGTGGTAAAGAGCTTCCGCCAGGCGGTGGACGCCCTTGCCAGCAATCGCAATGTCGATCTCGACGATCTGCTCGCGCCACTGACCGAAGGCCAGAAATCGACCAAGGGCTCCTATCAGAAGACCTGGCGATAA
- a CDS encoding SCP2 sterol-binding domain-containing protein, whose amino-acid sequence MTDGTVRSFPPIVARLTQLLPLLPLERLISMAADRVAIHHPEFFDRLGDYADKSFVVVPTDLDWIARITFYDSRVQIRLSRSLEAFPNRDVTVTAPFLSLLNLLDGKEDGDALFFSRDLSVEGDTEAVLALRNALDDAEIDFVHECASIAGPLSRPFESGGKSLLEALRYSPFTRARKTEDADPMSSGMPGPYPT is encoded by the coding sequence ATGACCGACGGAACGGTGCGTAGCTTCCCTCCTATCGTTGCGCGTCTGACGCAACTTCTGCCGCTTCTGCCTCTTGAGCGATTGATCTCCATGGCAGCTGACCGGGTTGCCATTCATCATCCGGAGTTTTTCGACCGCCTCGGCGACTATGCCGACAAATCCTTTGTCGTTGTGCCGACAGATCTCGACTGGATCGCGCGGATCACCTTCTATGACAGCCGCGTCCAAATCCGCCTCTCCCGCTCGCTCGAGGCCTTCCCCAACCGGGATGTCACCGTGACCGCACCCTTCCTCTCCCTGCTCAATCTGCTCGATGGCAAGGAAGATGGCGACGCGCTGTTCTTCTCCCGCGATCTCAGCGTCGAAGGCGATACCGAGGCAGTACTCGCCCTGCGCAATGCGCTCGACGACGCCGAAATCGACTTTGTGCACGAGTGCGCCTCCATCGCAGGCCCACTGAGTCGCCCCTTTGAGTCCGGCGGAAAAAGCCTGCTCGAAGCCCTGCGTTACAGCCCGTTCACCCGTGCTCGCAAGACTGAGGACGCCGACCCGATGTCTTCCGGCATGCCGGGCCCCTACCCGACCTGA
- a CDS encoding PAS domain-containing protein — MKEVFFDPNELIVSKTDLTGRITYANALFCEVCSYTRAELIGQQHSIVRHPDMPRAVFKLLWDRIAVGHEVFAFVKNRTKYDDYYWVFAHITPTYDHKGTMTGYHSSRRVPDARLVKEQVEPLYKVLLDEEKSVTSRKEGLKKSYALMEKVVLDNAVSYDDFVFKLKNAA, encoded by the coding sequence ATGAAAGAAGTCTTTTTTGATCCCAATGAACTGATTGTTTCCAAAACCGACCTCACAGGCCGAATTACCTACGCCAATGCGCTGTTTTGCGAGGTTTGTAGCTATACACGCGCCGAACTGATCGGACAGCAGCACAGCATCGTGCGGCATCCGGATATGCCGAGAGCCGTGTTCAAGCTGCTCTGGGATCGGATTGCGGTCGGACATGAGGTCTTCGCCTTCGTGAAGAACCGCACCAAGTATGACGATTACTACTGGGTCTTTGCCCATATTACCCCGACTTACGACCACAAAGGCACGATGACTGGCTATCATTCCTCCAGGCGGGTGCCGGATGCCCGACTGGTCAAGGAGCAAGTCGAACCGCTCTACAAGGTGTTGCTTGATGAAGAGAAGAGCGTGACCAGCCGCAAGGAAGGACTGAAGAAGTCCTATGCCCTGATGGAGAAGGTCGTTCTCGACAATGCCGTTTCCTACGATGATTTCGTGTTTAAGCTCAAAAATGCAGCCTGA
- the guaB gene encoding IMP dehydrogenase: protein MAIIIESSTGREALTFDDVLLQPDHSVVMPGEVNITTRLTKEIELNLPILSSAMDTVSEAKMAIAMAQAGGMGVIHKNLSLDEQAEQVRQVKKFESGMVVNPLTITPDYTVAEAKALTRKHGFSGVPVVEGSKDGEKTGRLVGILTHRDLRFASDPDQRVYELMTRDNLVTVTEQVSQVEAKRLLHQHRIEKLLVVDDRFHCIGLITVKDIEKSRLNPNACKDSQGRLRVAAACSVGDKGYEMAGALIDAEVDALVVDTAHGHSQAVLDIVSRIKKESNQVQVIAGNVATADATKALIDAGADAVKVGIGPGSICTTRIVAGVGVPQLSAVMDCSRAADEAGVPTIADGGIKYSGDLAKALAGGAKVAMVGSLLAGTDESPGEVYLYQGRSFKSYRGMGSMGAMARGSADRYFQAEVRDKLKLVPEGVEGQVPYKGPVAAVLHQLAGGLRAAMGYTGSKDLAEFREKAKFVRISSASLRESHAHDVTITRESPNYGTTN, encoded by the coding sequence ATGGCCATCATCATCGAATCTTCCACCGGTCGCGAGGCGCTGACGTTTGACGACGTCCTGTTACAGCCCGATCATTCCGTCGTCATGCCCGGTGAGGTGAACATCACCACGCGCCTTACGAAGGAAATCGAACTCAATCTTCCGATTCTGTCTTCCGCGATGGATACCGTTTCCGAGGCCAAGATGGCGATTGCCATGGCTCAGGCTGGCGGCATGGGCGTCATTCACAAGAACCTCAGCCTTGATGAACAGGCCGAACAGGTTCGTCAGGTGAAGAAGTTCGAAAGCGGCATGGTCGTCAACCCGTTGACCATCACCCCTGATTATACTGTTGCCGAAGCAAAGGCGCTCACCCGCAAGCATGGCTTCTCCGGCGTACCTGTCGTTGAAGGCTCCAAGGATGGCGAGAAGACCGGCCGCCTCGTGGGTATTCTGACTCACCGCGATCTGCGCTTTGCTTCCGATCCCGATCAGCGCGTCTATGAGCTGATGACCCGCGACAACCTTGTCACCGTGACCGAACAGGTCAGCCAGGTCGAAGCCAAACGCCTTCTGCATCAACACCGCATCGAAAAGCTGCTGGTTGTCGATGACCGCTTCCACTGCATCGGTCTGATCACCGTCAAGGACATCGAGAAGTCTCGCCTCAACCCCAACGCCTGCAAAGACAGTCAGGGCCGCCTGCGTGTTGCCGCTGCCTGCTCGGTGGGTGACAAGGGTTACGAGATGGCCGGTGCACTGATTGATGCCGAGGTTGACGCTCTTGTCGTCGATACCGCTCACGGCCACAGTCAGGCCGTGCTGGACATCGTCAGCCGGATCAAAAAAGAAAGCAATCAGGTTCAGGTGATCGCGGGCAACGTCGCCACCGCCGATGCCACCAAGGCGCTGATTGATGCTGGCGCTGACGCTGTAAAGGTCGGGATCGGGCCGGGCTCTATCTGTACCACGCGGATTGTTGCCGGTGTTGGAGTTCCTCAGCTGAGCGCGGTGATGGATTGCTCCCGCGCAGCCGATGAGGCTGGTGTTCCAACCATTGCCGATGGCGGCATCAAATATTCTGGCGACCTTGCCAAGGCCCTTGCTGGTGGTGCCAAGGTTGCCATGGTTGGCTCGCTGCTCGCTGGCACAGACGAAAGCCCCGGAGAGGTTTATCTCTATCAGGGCCGTTCCTTCAAATCCTACCGCGGTATGGGCTCCATGGGTGCCATGGCACGGGGTTCTGCGGATCGTTACTTCCAGGCCGAAGTGCGCGACAAGCTCAAACTGGTTCCCGAAGGCGTTGAGGGTCAGGTTCCCTACAAGGGGCCGGTTGCAGCCGTTCTGCACCAGCTTGCCGGTGGCCTGCGGGCTGCCATGGGTTATACCGGTTCCAAGGATCTTGCCGAATTCCGCGAGAAGGCGAAATTCGTTCGTATCTCTTCGGCTTCCTTGCGTGAGAGCCACGCCCACGACGTGACGATCACCAGAGAGAGCCCGAACTACGGCACGACGAACTGA
- a CDS encoding cytochrome c, with translation MKKTFAVAAAVLSATGPIAMAPQVAAHDGATGIVETRMHAMKTMGKAVRSLKGMIETGESYDANKVREQAKIIRMHAGKAMTKQFPEGSLDEPTHAKPEIWSDWDRFAQLADQLNTYAEGLALAAGNEPTMGGTMMEGQGPMASMMTSGLHDAAELGQMPPDGVFAMMVDTCRSCHMDFRSRKD, from the coding sequence ATGAAAAAGACATTTGCTGTTGCTGCTGCCGTTCTCTCGGCAACTGGCCCGATAGCCATGGCTCCGCAGGTGGCCGCGCATGATGGTGCGACGGGCATCGTCGAGACGCGCATGCACGCCATGAAAACAATGGGCAAGGCGGTTCGCTCTCTCAAAGGCATGATAGAGACCGGAGAGTCTTACGATGCCAACAAGGTGCGCGAACAGGCAAAGATCATCAGGATGCACGCCGGTAAGGCCATGACGAAGCAGTTTCCTGAAGGCTCGCTGGATGAACCAACCCATGCCAAGCCAGAGATCTGGTCGGATTGGGATCGGTTCGCCCAGTTGGCAGACCAGCTCAACACCTATGCTGAGGGTCTGGCTCTGGCTGCCGGCAATGAGCCGACGATGGGTGGCACCATGATGGAAGGGCAGGGGCCAATGGCCAGCATGATGACGAGTGGCCTTCATGATGCTGCCGAGCTGGGCCAGATGCCGCCGGATGGTGTCTTTGCCATGATGGTGGACACCTGCCGGAGCTGTCACATGGACTTCCGTTCCCGGAAAGACTGA